TCAGCAAATGGGTTGGGGGGAGTACAATTAGCTGGGAGGCGACAGCACCAAGACAGCAgacctaaactggccaaagggatattccacaCCATATGATATAATAcgataaaaaataaagaactgagGGCAGTTGGCCAGGGGGCTGCCATTGCTTGAGGACTGGAtgggcagtgagcagcagatGGCGAGCAATTGCTTTGCACATCACTTGTTTTGCAAATGTatagatatatttatatgtaattACTATcgttactgttatttctctcttccttttctgtcttagtaaattGTTTTTATCTTAACCTGtgagttttatttgtttttttttttacagttctcTCCCCTAATCCACTGGGAGGTGGGGGGCGTCGGGGAAAGGCTGTCTGGTATTTAGCTCCTTcctgggttaaaccacaacacatgTAAGCTCTGTAACATggtttgtttctctgctgtagCCACGAGTTCTGCTGAGTAATTAATTTAGGGGTGTCAGTAACCCTGGTAACAAACCCTATACCACCCCAGTGAAGTCAATTACCCCCATTACTCCATTCTCAACCCTGAAAAGTACACTGCTGTACATTTATGCTAGGGATAGAAAATATCTCAGCTACCTGGATCTTCTAGCCAAATTACCTGCAGAAGGACATGCTGTGTCTCCTCTGTTAAAAAATGACATATCTTTGTTGTTATATTCAAAGCCTGCTGTTCATTTCTGGTTGAAATTACATCGCCAAGTAGTGCTCTCCTCCAGCAAGTACTAGAAGCAAAATGTTTGAACAACACATTATCACTTGCTGTATTCCATAACTGAATAATAAACATGTGGTTGTATTAAGAATAACATCATTGGCATAAAGAAATGCAGGTTAACATATCTGAAAAAGGCACAGAAGatacaaacaagagaaaaagaagatggaagGGTCCGGAGCAGCAATTCCAGTCCTCCAAGCTTACCCTTTTGGATAAAGTCACAGTCTGCACTTGGGCCAATGCTTTACTGCTCTGGCATGCAGCCACCAACTTCAACAGCACCAGTTAGGAGTGCAAACTGTCCTCTTAGAGCTTAATAGCACAGCTTCTGCTACACTTCACATATTGAGATATTTTATGGGCCTAAAATTGGTGTAgctgggatttatttttaattcttataaCCAACTTATTTCACTCATCAATCAATCTCTGAAGGACAAACAGTTatcaaaatcaaaaccaagaaGTAAacattgtgggtttttttttcctattaatccTACTTAAGGCAAATTTGTCAATTggaacaaatgaacaaaactgCACTGATAGCCACTGGAGATGAATTTCAACAACATTTTTGGCCCAAAAATTTCAGAAGCAGTCTGTGGAACACATGTCAGAGAAATCAAGCAAGGTTGATAGCATTTAAAAGAAGTTCTATCAAATCAACAGAAAGATTGTCCGCTGTCAGAATCTTAAAGAAACATTTGGTTCctgaaacagaaagggaaaacaatggGCTGTGTATAGCACTTAATACAAGAAAGTCAAAGATCAAAGCAACAAATAAGCAATGACTTTACAATACATCCTTTTCTctgactttcttcttttcccttcccatacTGAGTCAGCAAGATTGATAAAGGAGATCCAGAACAATTGCTCCCAGCATCTCACAGGCAGCAtagaacaaataaagaaaaatgaaacatgcACATTATTTGAATATTCTAAAAGTACTGAAACTTACAATTCATCTCCTCCAAGACTTAACACCTTGAGGGCTGTAAGAAGTCTCCAAGATGGTCCATCCCATCCAAAGGTCAAGTTTCTAAAAAGTCAGAAGTGCTGAGATACAGAAAGTACAGGGTGTCTTCTGCAACCTGACAGCTTTCTTCCTGGCAGTTATCAACAAGAGAACACCTACTCTTCAGAACTAGAAGATTCATTGACTGACCTTACTTTGCTACTGTCCACAGTTAGAAGGAAGACAGGCTGGACAATGAAGCCTATCTCACACTTTGATATTGTTATTTACCACTCACGTGTTCTCTCACAAGAAGCAAGCAAACCAGTTTGATACATAAAAATGACTTTATGGTGGATTTTGATATCAGAAGCAAAAGTTGACtcccagaaaaaaatgaagagtaaaaaagaaagctcaCTTAGAAACAAATAACTTCAGATACCTACTCTAATAAATCATGATCCTTCAGTATGGaaagttttgcatttttctgcttgtcCAGTGGTGGGAAAAATTTTAGGAGAGTATCtgcataaaaacaaatttaaacacTTATGCAAACCATATGCAGATGAAACCACAACTCTCAATTCTGAAATGACATTTCATCTGTATTTGTCCATTAGCTAAATGAGAAAAGTGCTAAATCTGGGGGAACTTTAACATAATCAAAATATATTTGGGAGGTGCTCACTATTTCTCAAAAGCAATCAGCAACTTGCAGAACTGTATCCTTATAATGAAAATTAAGACTAACATAATACCTCCAATTTAAAACCTTAAATCCTATGCAGATCAAAGTGAGCTCTATTCCAGTTCTTAGAAATACacataaatattttgataaaaagaacaaaatgcctTAATATGCATTGTGCATAAATGTACATGCAAGCATGTGAAGTTCTTCACTATCCTTTAGCTGTCCGTGTGTCTAACCACACCTCCTATTGAAGAAGCTCTGCTCTCTACTGTTGTACCTTTCATTGTTAAGTCAATCAATAAATCCAACCTGATGAGACACAAACGCTGCTATGAGGGTTATCAGTGGCAACAAATCCATATTCTAGTAGCAGTCGCTGATTGTCATGAGGCCCATAGCAGATAAATACTTCTTCATACTTCTTGCATTGTGAATTTGTCTGAATTTCATAGCTTCTTGACTGTTCATTAAATGCAGCCTTTACCTatgattaataaaaataaaatgttttacttGCAGCAGGAAGACAGGGCAAACAGGAATCAGATCTCTAATATTAAAATCCAACAGAATTAAGTACTTCTCTAATACTGCAACATCAGGGTGCAAACAAGTATTTTAGACGTCTGAAAAGGTAATATATTTGCATAACTGCACACTAGGATTACTCTAAAAAATATGAGTGTgaagaatgaaaatcaaaaccTTAGTGTGAAGAATATGCCATCCACTCTGTGGACTTACTTATTACAGAACCCCCAAACCTGCAAATAAATCCAGACTGTGCTGTCCCAGAAATATGCTGGCACACAGAGTTCCATCCCTGTTATCAGGTGGAGCTGCTCTATACACTTTCCTAAGACTACCCAGATGCTTCAAGCCAGAGGTGAAGTAACACAAGGACTGTGTGACACAAGATTTGTCTGAGGAGTTGAACCCATGGAAAGAGAAGGGTAGGGTTATATCTGTGGATGGGTTCTTCCCAAAAGTTAACCTGGAAGCAGATTGCATCCAATCACTGTAGGCTTTCTCTGTACCTCTGCTTTACTGAACAACAGCCTCCAGGGTATATATGAATCATGCATCCTCAGCTTGCAGGTGTCCTCCAGATAGACAATTTCTTCACTATAAGATCTCTTACTGACCTCCAGACACTCCTAATCTATCACATAAATGTATACTGTATTGAGATAGCACACTCGTATATCAAGAAATTACGTGATCTATTTTCAGTCTCTTACCTGAACATTTGGACTGTGGTTTAGCAAATCTAAATATGGTGCCAATGCATAAACATCTGGCTCAAGAGAAAAGCATTCCCTCTGGGAATGTTTCATGTATATTGTTCTGGTATTAATAGTGCACCAAGCCCACTCCAGGGCACTGTAGTTAAAAATAGTTGCCGTGTTCTCAGCAAATAAAGattgcagagaagagaaaaaagcctTGGAAGACATGTACAACTCATGGACTGTTGTTCTCTGCTCCTGGGCCTGCTTCCGTAAAGGTTCGGGAAGAAGTTGTACCACATCTTGCTCCAAACAAACTGGGCAAGTATACATCTTGGGTAAAACATCAAGATACGGTTTCCACTGAGACTTCTCACCAGCGTGCTTCTCTGCTATTAAAAACGTGCACAGCGCTATCAAAGGAGATACAGGAGGCTTCcatctattaaaaagaaaaattaaataaagcagaTATACAGAAGTGAAACAGGAAGTGGATGCAATagtattttatctcttttttagttttttaaaaGGTTGTAAATAGCTTATATTTTAAACTTCTTTGTAGTTAATCTCCAAGTCCTTTTGATGATTTCAAAGGGGCTTTTGACTCAATTTTactgaaaagcaataaaaactgGTTTGTGGTACAAATTTCAGGTTCACCTCTTGGGTTTTCTTTCTGCCAGCTTTTTTTAGGCCACATAACAAGTACTCAGCATCCAGCACAGGCTGGGTTCTGCATTTTCTAAAAGACTGCGTTCATGTGACTGCTTTTCAGCCTCATTTTATTCTCCTTCTCTTACTGAAGGGTATTTTGTCATTCCCAAGAAGCCACTCATAACTGACATTTAGGTCTGAGTTGGATCTAGAAACAGGAAGCATTCAAACCTGTACCATCCCTCCAAATCTGTACTCAAATCTCACTTCCTGAACATTCTGAATGCATGGAAGTTCACAATAAATGCTCACAAGTTAGGGCAAGCAGTTACGTCCTACCACCACTTAGGATGATTCATCTACTAATTCACAATCCAGAGGAAAGGACAGCTGAAAAagtcttgttttcctttcttgccaCAGAATGTCACTTTTCACTTACTTCATAATATATTCCCCTAAACAGCTGTTAAGGACAGTGCTGGTGGTGACTAAGCATTTTTCAGGCAATGAAATAACCAGTTCTCCTGCctttgaggaaaacagaaacaaaacaaaacaaaaatctatgaATAATCAAACATACATATACAGAATAGTAAAGGTCAAGTATAAATGGCTATGTGATTTATAAAGAATGAGAGAGACATTCCCCAGAAAACATTAATTCCAGGAACCAATCAGATGGGATACTGAATTTAATGGAAACTAGCATCGCTTTATGACGGTCAAAGTCAAGGGAAGGAGGATGACTGCAATCAGTACAAACTTTCACCTGAAGAAAGTCAATTGTTCACAGAGAGTTTGGTGCCTGGCTACTCAGCTTCACCACTTGCTTTGTACTAAGATATATgagggttgctccaaaagtaatccCTCCAGTTTTATCatgttggcccatgatatcagaggtggatattgGTGGAATTTTGAGTTTCTTTGCTATAAAAGATATCAATGATTCTAGAGAAGCTCTTGCATTAGAATCAGTATTACTAACCTGAAGAGCTTTTGTTGTCATCAGTCCTCTTCCTGTACCTAAAGTAAGAACATGGAGGATGGTTAGAGTAAAATACAGGAGATAGTGGTAAACTGCAATAAACTAACAAGCctccaaggaaaaaaatcttaaagaaCATAAATATCCCattcaaataacaaaaaagcaataataGAGTGTTCCAGATGTACatatcatttgtttttttctctggtgGTCTCTTTCCTACT
The sequence above is a segment of the Excalfactoria chinensis isolate bCotChi1 chromosome 1, bCotChi1.hap2, whole genome shotgun sequence genome. Coding sequences within it:
- the SETD4 gene encoding SET domain-containing protein 4; this translates as MKKSRGRTSRKRRRKHLQRFMYGVNCSHKLEYIQLKKWLKDRGFGDSSLRPAQFWGTGRGLMTTKALQAGELVISLPEKCLVTTSTVLNSCLGEYIMKWKPPVSPLIALCTFLIAEKHAGEKSQWKPYLDVLPKMYTCPVCLEQDVVQLLPEPLRKQAQEQRTTVHELYMSSKAFFSSLQSLFAENTATIFNYSALEWAWCTINTRTIYMKHSQRECFSLEPDVYALAPYLDLLNHSPNVQVKAAFNEQSRSYEIQTNSQCKKYEEVFICYGPHDNQRLLLEYGFVATDNPHSSVCVSSDTLLKFFPPLDKQKNAKLSILKDHDLLENLTFGWDGPSWRLLTALKVLSLGGDEFTCWRRALLGDVISTRNEQQALNITTKICHFLTEETQHVLLQISQMKRDKENLKQQLTLVETLRLEDLKILQKSAEILCNLNMTTI